The following DNA comes from Candidatus Eisenbacteria bacterium.
GAACCAGGTCTTCGTGAGCTGCGGGTTGAAGCGCACCCGCTCGGCCAGGTCGACCGGGAGCGACATCCTGGACCGGTGGCGCTCGGCGAACGCCTGCACCTCGGTCGCGACGATCTCCTGGACGTAGACGCTGCCCGTGTACGCCTGCGACATGCGGGTCGCATCGACGTTGAGCTGCATCGTCGGCCGACGCCCGGCCAGGAGATCGCGCTGGAAATCCGGCGGGATGTCCAGCGCGAACGTGTCGTCCCCGACGTCCATCCTCGCGTCCATCTCCTGCTGCGTGATGAACGACGGCGGCGTGAAGTACGGCAGGTAGAAGGCGCCCGAGATGCGCGTCGAGAGCGGCGACCAGTCCTCGTCCACGATGCCGATCGACGCACGATTGAGCGTCTCCGGCATCACCGTGGCGGCGGCGTAGACCGCGAAGGTGAAGCCCCAGAAGATCAGGAACAGCATCACGGGGTCGCGCGCGAGACTGCGCAGCTCCTTGACGCCCAGGTGAAGGATGTTCGACGCGCGCACGACTCACTTCTCCTGCTTCTGGAGCAGCGCCCCGGTGAGCGCGAGCAGCACGGGCACGGTGATCAGCAGCGGAACGAACGACAGCCGCAGGGGGTAGAAGCCGAGCGCCTTCGAGAACGTGCCGCGGGCGATGGTGAGGTAGTGGGTGGTCGGGAAGACGGCCCCGATGATCGCACCGAATCCCTGGAGCGAGGACACGGGGTTGATCATTCCGGAGAACTGTGAGGCGGGCAGGAACGTCATGATCGCCGTCCCGAAGATGGCCGCGACCTGGCTGCGAACGAACGTCGAGATCAGCAGCCCGATCGCCGTGGCGGTGCCGACGTAGATGAGCGTCGCGACCACCAGCGTCACGAAGCTGCCCTTCAGCGGCACGCCGAACACGGTGATCGCGAGCAGCACCATCGTGACGAAGTTGATCATCGCGAGCACGACATAGGGCAGCTGCTTCCCGAGCAGGAACTCGAGCCGCGTCGTCGGCGTGACGTAGAAATTGACGATGGAGCCCATCTCCTTCTCGCGCACGACGCTGAGCGCGGCGAGCATCGCCGGGATGAACATCAGCAGCAGCGGGATCACCGCCGGCACCATCGCGACGATGCTCTTGACGTCGGGGTTGTAGCGATAGCGCAGCGCGATCTGGAACTGGTCCGCCGGATTCGACACGCCGAGCTCGCGTGTCTTCTCCCGCAGCCACTCCGCGTGGATCTCCCGCATGTAGCCGCGGATCGTCTCGCCGCGGT
Coding sequences within:
- a CDS encoding ABC transporter permease, producing the protein LRRDPVRLTMAGLGTVILMFIMGYGITLDVEHLTFAVLDRDDTTISRDYALNLFGSNRYFTELAPITDYDDLDRRMRSGELSLAIELPPGFGRDVARRRPVQVAAWIDGAMPNRGETIRGYMREIHAEWLREKTRELGVSNPADQFQIALRYRYNPDVKSIVAMVPAVIPLLLMFIPAMLAALSVVREKEMGSIVNFYVTPTTRLEFLLGKQLPYVVLAMINFVTMVLLAITVFGVPLKGSFVTLVVATLIYVGTATAIGLLISTFVRSQVAAIFGTAIMTFLPASQFSGMINPVSSLQGFGAIIGAVFPTTHYLTIARGTFSKALGFYPLRLSFVPLLITVPVLLALTGALLQKQEK